A genome region from Crossiella equi includes the following:
- the mfd gene encoding transcription-repair coupling factor, whose amino-acid sequence MTQPAPLTGLLTTAARAQDLRKVVTSVGTHDLELEGPAAARPLVVAALAAPAPAGAERTVLVVTATGREAEELGRAAGDLLGSDAVAVFPSWETLPHERLSPRADTVGGRLAILRRLAHPEEFGPLRVVVATVRSLIQPMAPGLGELEPVRLGTGSEHDFEHLVERFVQLAYTRVDMVEKRGEFAVRGGILDVFPPTAEHPLRVEFWGEEVTEIRPFSVADQRSLPETGAELFAPPCRELLITDAVRARAANLAEEHQGDPQLLEMLEKIANGIPCEGMEALLPALLPGQLELLTDVVPVGTHVLVADPEKVRTRAHDLVRTGQEFLEASWMAAAGGGKAPIDLGASAYRNLAEVAEHSRETGRPWWSLSQLTSSDVDGERRPVRLTVHPVEAYRGEVERAFADLRAHTATGGAAVLVVPAAGTGQRACEQLREADVPCRYAEDGLTEEPAKGLVTVVRGALEDGFALADPALVVLTETDLTGGRGGTSTRDMRKMPSRRRNAVDPLALKPGDFVVHEQHGIGKYVEMVRRTVQGATREYLVLEYASSKRGQPGDRLFVPTEALDDVSRYVGGELPALNKLGGSDWKNTKAKARKAVKQIAAELVQLYAARQSAPGHAFGEDTPWQRELEDAFPFAETPDQLAAIDEVKADMRRAVPMDRVICGDVGYGKTEIAVRAAFKAVQDGKQVVVLVPTTLLAQQHLNTFSERMRAFPVTVKGMSRFTDPAESERVVEGLADGSVDVVIGTHRLLQSSMRYKDLGLVIVDEEQRFGVEHKEHIKSLRTHVDVLTMSATPIPRTLEMSLAGIREMSTILTPPEERHPVLTYVGAHNDKQVGAAIRRELLRDGQVFYVHNRVSTIEKAARKIRELVPEARVVTAHGQMNEDRLEKIIEGFWEKEYDVLVCTTIVETGLDISNANTLVVERGDLLGLSQLHQLRGRVGRGRERGYAYFLYPPESPLTETAHDRLATIAQNSELGAGMAVAMKDLEIRGAGNILGAEQSGHIAGVGFDLYVRLVGEAVDAFRKHAGAGEAESEETELADVRVELPVDAHIPHEYVPGERLRLEAYRKIAAAGEESALTAVREELTDRYGPLPKPVEHLLAVAALRQTCREFGVTEITLQGSQIRFAPMDLRDSQTIRLKRLYPRALYKQATHLINVPRPTEGPAGGRMGAPPLRDAELLDWCAQFLHSLLGASQGTPVGAGKP is encoded by the coding sequence ATGACCCAGCCCGCCCCGCTCACCGGACTGCTCACCACCGCCGCCCGCGCCCAGGACCTGCGCAAGGTCGTCACCTCGGTGGGGACGCACGACCTCGAGCTGGAGGGCCCGGCCGCGGCCCGGCCGCTCGTGGTCGCCGCCCTGGCCGCCCCGGCCCCGGCGGGCGCGGAGCGGACCGTCCTGGTGGTCACCGCCACCGGCCGCGAGGCCGAGGAGCTGGGCCGCGCGGCGGGCGACCTGCTCGGCAGCGACGCGGTGGCCGTCTTCCCGTCCTGGGAGACCCTGCCGCACGAGCGGCTCTCGCCCCGCGCGGACACCGTCGGCGGGCGCCTGGCCATCCTGCGCCGCCTGGCCCACCCCGAGGAGTTCGGGCCGCTGCGCGTCGTGGTGGCCACCGTGCGCAGCCTCATCCAGCCCATGGCCCCCGGCCTGGGCGAGCTGGAGCCGGTGCGGCTGGGCACCGGGTCCGAACACGACTTCGAGCACTTGGTCGAGCGGTTCGTGCAGCTGGCCTACACCCGCGTGGACATGGTCGAGAAGCGCGGCGAGTTCGCCGTGCGCGGCGGCATCCTCGACGTCTTCCCGCCCACCGCCGAGCACCCGCTGCGCGTGGAGTTCTGGGGTGAGGAGGTCACCGAGATCCGCCCGTTCTCCGTGGCCGACCAGCGATCGCTGCCCGAGACCGGCGCCGAGCTGTTCGCCCCGCCCTGCCGCGAGCTGCTGATCACCGACGCGGTGCGCGCCCGCGCGGCCAACCTGGCCGAGGAGCACCAGGGCGACCCACAGCTGCTGGAGATGCTGGAGAAGATCGCCAACGGCATCCCGTGCGAGGGCATGGAGGCCCTGCTGCCCGCGCTGCTGCCCGGCCAGCTGGAGCTGCTCACCGACGTGGTCCCGGTCGGCACGCACGTGCTGGTGGCCGACCCGGAGAAGGTGCGCACCCGCGCGCACGACCTGGTCCGCACCGGCCAGGAGTTCCTGGAGGCCTCCTGGATGGCCGCGGCCGGTGGCGGCAAGGCGCCCATCGACCTGGGCGCCTCGGCCTACCGCAACCTGGCCGAGGTGGCCGAGCACTCCCGCGAGACCGGCCGCCCCTGGTGGTCGCTGAGCCAGCTGACCAGCTCCGACGTGGACGGCGAACGCCGCCCGGTGCGGCTTACGGTGCACCCGGTCGAGGCCTACCGGGGTGAGGTGGAACGGGCCTTCGCCGACCTGCGCGCGCACACCGCCACTGGCGGCGCGGCCGTGCTCGTGGTGCCCGCGGCGGGCACCGGCCAGCGCGCCTGCGAGCAGCTGCGCGAGGCCGACGTGCCCTGCCGCTACGCCGAGGACGGCCTGACCGAGGAACCGGCCAAGGGCCTGGTCACCGTGGTCCGGGGCGCCCTGGAGGACGGCTTCGCGCTGGCCGACCCGGCGCTGGTGGTGCTCACCGAGACCGACCTGACCGGCGGCCGCGGCGGCACGTCCACGCGGGACATGCGCAAGATGCCCTCGCGCCGCCGCAACGCCGTCGACCCGCTCGCGCTCAAGCCCGGCGACTTCGTGGTGCACGAGCAGCACGGCATCGGCAAGTACGTGGAGATGGTGCGGCGCACCGTGCAGGGCGCCACCCGCGAGTACCTGGTGCTGGAGTACGCCAGCTCCAAGCGCGGCCAGCCCGGCGACCGGCTGTTCGTACCGACCGAGGCCCTGGACGACGTCTCCCGCTACGTCGGCGGCGAGCTGCCCGCGCTGAACAAGCTCGGCGGCTCGGACTGGAAGAACACCAAGGCCAAGGCGCGCAAGGCGGTCAAGCAGATCGCTGCCGAGCTGGTGCAGCTCTACGCCGCCCGCCAGTCCGCCCCAGGGCACGCCTTCGGCGAGGACACCCCGTGGCAGCGCGAGCTGGAGGACGCCTTCCCGTTCGCCGAGACGCCCGACCAGCTGGCCGCCATCGACGAGGTCAAGGCCGACATGCGCCGCGCGGTGCCGATGGACCGCGTGATCTGCGGCGACGTCGGCTACGGCAAGACCGAGATCGCGGTGCGCGCGGCGTTCAAGGCCGTGCAGGACGGCAAGCAGGTGGTGGTGCTCGTGCCCACCACGCTGCTCGCCCAGCAGCACCTCAACACCTTCAGCGAGCGCATGCGGGCCTTCCCGGTCACGGTCAAGGGCATGTCCCGGTTCACCGACCCGGCCGAGTCCGAGCGCGTGGTGGAGGGCCTGGCCGACGGCAGCGTGGACGTGGTCATCGGCACGCACCGCCTGCTTCAGTCGAGCATGCGCTACAAGGACCTCGGCCTGGTCATCGTGGACGAGGAGCAGCGCTTCGGCGTGGAGCACAAGGAGCACATCAAGTCCCTGCGCACGCACGTGGACGTGCTCACCATGTCCGCCACGCCCATCCCGCGCACGCTGGAGATGAGCCTGGCGGGCATCCGCGAGATGTCCACGATCCTGACCCCGCCGGAGGAGCGGCACCCGGTGCTGACCTACGTCGGCGCGCACAACGACAAGCAGGTCGGCGCGGCCATCCGGCGCGAGCTGCTGCGCGACGGCCAGGTCTTCTACGTGCACAACCGGGTCAGCACGATCGAGAAGGCCGCGCGCAAGATCCGCGAGCTGGTGCCCGAGGCGCGCGTGGTCACCGCGCACGGCCAGATGAACGAGGACCGGCTCGAGAAGATCATCGAGGGCTTCTGGGAGAAGGAGTACGACGTCCTGGTCTGCACGACCATCGTCGAGACCGGCCTGGACATCTCCAACGCCAACACCCTCGTCGTGGAGCGCGGCGACCTGCTCGGCCTGTCCCAGCTGCACCAGCTGCGCGGCCGCGTCGGCCGAGGGCGCGAGCGCGGGTACGCCTACTTCCTGTACCCGCCGGAGTCCCCGCTCACCGAGACCGCGCACGACCGCCTGGCCACCATCGCGCAGAACTCCGAGCTGGGCGCGGGCATGGCGGTGGCCATGAAGGACCTGGAGATCCGCGGCGCGGGCAACATCCTCGGCGCCGAGCAGTCCGGGCACATCGCGGGTGTCGGCTTCGACCTGTACGTGCGCCTGGTCGGCGAGGCCGTGGACGCCTTCCGCAAGCACGCCGGTGCGGGCGAGGCGGAGTCGGAGGAGACCGAGCTGGCCGACGTGCGGGTGGAGCTGCCGGTGGACGCGCACATCCCGCACGAGTACGTGCCGGGGGAGCGGCTGCGCCTGGAGGCCTACCGCAAGATCGCGGCCGCGGGCGAGGAGTCCGCGCTGACCGCCGTGCGCGAGGAGCTCACCGACCGGTACGGGCCGCTGCCCAAGCCGGTGGAGCACCTGCTCGCGGTGGCCGCGCTGCGCCAGACCTGCCGCGAGTTCGGCGTCACCGAGATCACCCTGCAGGGCAGCCAGATCCGGTTCGCGCCGATGGACCTGCGCGACTCGCAGACCATCCGCCTCAAGCGCCTCTACCCCAGGGCGCTGTACAAGCAGGCCACGCACCTGATCAACGTGCCGCGGCCGACCGAGGGCCCGGCGGGCGGGCGGATGGGCGCCCCGCCGCTGCGCGACGCCGAGCTGCTGGACTGGTGCGCCCAGTTCCTGCACTCGCTGCTCGGCGCGTCCCAGGGGACCCCCGTTGGAGCGGGAAAGCCCTGA
- a CDS encoding SurA N-terminal domain-containing protein yields MTRTRLVAIAITTGLFLTGCAGGPSKVGAAAIIGNTSIPVDTVQQRFEAWLKAYPDGAAQLRGEGRLGELGRAMASVLISRDLVRQVAQQEGVTYSEEQVNQLVEQAGGSQQAAASTLETPANYRESVRAQLLSVGIGRKYIDKLRVNVDYTNAATYTEAQTKAKTMAESEAASAELVRKDAAALGGQGGAAERVNRPFTAADLLQNPQSLAPLALFTAKPGTVVAFSLNQGEQSGSGQWVVARIKTRSAETVEGTPAGGLAERANLNALEALGQAVVSYYAAGMDVQVNPRYGVWVPTAAHVQGRLADPKVPSPFGFSIPARASVKQ; encoded by the coding sequence ATGACTCGCACCCGCCTGGTCGCCATCGCGATCACCACGGGCCTGTTCCTCACCGGCTGCGCCGGTGGCCCCAGCAAGGTGGGCGCCGCCGCGATCATCGGAAACACCTCGATCCCGGTGGACACGGTCCAGCAGCGGTTCGAGGCCTGGCTGAAGGCCTACCCGGACGGTGCCGCGCAGCTGCGCGGCGAGGGCCGCCTCGGCGAGCTGGGCCGCGCCATGGCCAGCGTGCTGATCAGCCGCGACCTGGTGCGCCAGGTCGCGCAGCAGGAGGGCGTGACCTACAGCGAGGAGCAGGTCAACCAGCTCGTCGAGCAGGCGGGCGGCTCCCAGCAGGCCGCGGCCAGCACGCTGGAGACCCCGGCGAACTACCGCGAGTCGGTGCGCGCGCAGCTGCTCAGCGTGGGCATCGGGCGCAAGTACATCGACAAGCTGCGCGTGAACGTCGACTACACCAACGCCGCCACCTACACCGAGGCGCAGACCAAGGCCAAGACCATGGCCGAGAGCGAGGCCGCCTCGGCCGAGCTGGTCCGCAAGGACGCGGCCGCGCTGGGTGGCCAGGGCGGTGCGGCCGAGCGCGTGAACCGGCCGTTCACCGCGGCCGACCTGCTGCAGAACCCGCAGTCGCTGGCCCCGCTGGCGCTGTTCACGGCCAAGCCGGGCACCGTGGTGGCCTTCTCGCTCAACCAGGGCGAGCAGAGCGGCAGCGGCCAGTGGGTGGTCGCGCGCATCAAGACCCGCTCCGCGGAGACCGTCGAGGGCACGCCCGCGGGCGGCCTCGCCGAGCGCGCCAACCTCAACGCGCTGGAGGCCCTCGGCCAGGCCGTGGTGTCCTACTACGCCGCCGGGATGGACGTGCAGGTCAACCCGCGCTACGGCGTCTGGGTGCCCACCGCGGCGCACGTGCAGGGCCGCCTGGCCGACCCGAAGGTGCCCTCGCCGTTCGGCTTCAGCATCCCGGCCCGGGCCAGCGTCAAGCAGTGA
- a CDS encoding MazG family protein, which translates to MARGSAVVVLGERLGEVLPLAVLPLVRGAAEVYAEPAGWGLPVPPPVEELLAVAGPVVLLTTDPATPAATALVAAGAELVRTPEPPGAALVQAARTMDVLRSPGGCPWDAEQTHDSLRQYLVEETYELLEAIEDGDRAALREELGDVLLQVLFHARVAQEDPADPFSIDEVAAELVAKLVGRHPHVFHEDGDPAVRDAHTQEKRWEELKQAEKRRESCVDGVALGQPAVSLAAKLAQRGARAGLPVDLLPDGDDTGSTLFAVAALGKLAGQDPEGELRAVARAFEARIRAAEVAARADGADPATMGAEGWRKYWPTDQPQV; encoded by the coding sequence GTGGCGCGCGGCAGCGCGGTCGTGGTGCTGGGCGAGCGGCTCGGCGAGGTCTTGCCGCTGGCCGTCCTGCCGCTCGTCCGCGGCGCGGCCGAGGTCTACGCCGAGCCGGCGGGATGGGGCTTGCCCGTCCCGCCGCCGGTGGAGGAGTTGCTGGCCGTTGCCGGGCCGGTCGTGCTGCTGACGACGGATCCGGCCACCCCAGCCGCCACCGCGCTGGTGGCGGCGGGTGCCGAGCTGGTCCGCACACCTGAGCCGCCCGGTGCCGCGCTGGTCCAGGCCGCGCGCACCATGGACGTGCTGCGCTCCCCGGGCGGCTGCCCGTGGGACGCCGAGCAGACGCACGACTCGCTGCGCCAGTACCTGGTCGAGGAGACCTACGAGCTGCTGGAGGCGATCGAGGACGGCGACCGGGCGGCCCTGCGTGAGGAGCTCGGCGACGTGCTGCTCCAGGTCCTCTTCCACGCCCGCGTGGCGCAGGAGGACCCCGCCGACCCGTTCTCCATCGACGAGGTGGCCGCCGAGCTGGTGGCCAAGCTGGTCGGACGGCACCCGCACGTCTTCCACGAGGACGGCGACCCGGCGGTGCGCGACGCACACACCCAGGAGAAGCGCTGGGAGGAGCTCAAGCAGGCCGAGAAGCGCCGCGAGTCCTGTGTGGACGGCGTCGCCCTCGGTCAGCCCGCGGTCTCCCTGGCGGCCAAGCTGGCGCAGCGCGGCGCCCGCGCCGGGCTGCCGGTCGACCTGCTGCCCGACGGCGACGACACCGGCAGCACGCTGTTCGCGGTGGCCGCGCTGGGCAAACTCGCCGGTCAGGACCCCGAGGGCGAGCTGCGCGCGGTGGCCAGGGCGTTCGAGGCCAGGATCCGGGCGGCCGAGGTGGCGGCCCGTGCCGACGGCGCCGACCCGGCGACCATGGGCGCGGAGGGCTGGCGCAAGTACTGGCCCACCGATCAGCCGCAGGTGTGA
- a CDS encoding lytic murein transglycosylase, producing MTLNRFPGTLEPMNADGNTRSDRRWAFLLLGATGAALAVLGAVVVRGELRESPALRQPPPKAELKLPSAVAPPDAGDRLPALTPQPPGARPQGQFAEWAATHSMKLNVPKAALEAYGFAAATVAVELPTCRLTWTALAGIGQIESNHGRFNGAKLDASARPTSEIRGIPLDGRPGVKAIRDTDGGRLDGDLTWDRAMGPLQFIPTTWQEWGTDADGDGRADPDDLDDAALAAGRYLCASGGDLGTPEGWWRAVTTYNESRRYGQDVLDRAADYGRRSRV from the coding sequence ATGACCTTGAACCGGTTCCCGGGCACACTGGAGCCGATGAACGCCGACGGCAACACCCGCAGCGACCGCCGCTGGGCCTTCCTCCTGCTCGGTGCCACCGGCGCCGCGCTGGCGGTCCTGGGCGCGGTGGTGGTGCGCGGCGAGCTGCGCGAGTCCCCCGCCCTGCGCCAGCCGCCGCCGAAGGCCGAGCTGAAGCTGCCGAGCGCGGTGGCCCCGCCGGACGCGGGCGACCGCCTGCCCGCCCTGACCCCGCAGCCCCCGGGCGCGCGGCCGCAGGGCCAGTTCGCCGAGTGGGCCGCCACGCACTCCATGAAGCTCAACGTGCCCAAGGCCGCGCTGGAGGCCTACGGCTTCGCCGCGGCCACGGTCGCCGTCGAGCTGCCCACCTGCCGCCTCACCTGGACCGCGCTCGCGGGCATCGGCCAGATCGAGTCCAACCACGGCCGGTTCAACGGCGCCAAGCTGGACGCCTCGGCCCGGCCCACCAGCGAGATCCGCGGCATCCCGCTGGACGGCCGCCCGGGGGTGAAGGCCATCCGCGACACCGACGGCGGCCGCCTGGACGGCGACCTCACCTGGGACCGGGCGATGGGCCCGCTCCAGTTCATCCCCACCACCTGGCAGGAGTGGGGCACCGACGCGGACGGCGACGGCCGGGCCGACCCGGACGACCTGGACGACGCGGCCCTGGCCGCGGGCCGCTACCTGTGCGCCAGCGGCGGCGACCTGGGCACACCGGAGGGCTGGTGGCGCGCGGTCACCACGTACAACGAGAGCCGCCGCTACGGCCAGGACGTGCTGGACCGGGCCGCCGACTACGGCCGCCGCAGCCGCGTCTGA
- a CDS encoding lytic murein transglycosylase — MPTADEPRRRTGCAVRLLVAGLVLGVAGTGIWALTRATEPDRTPRRVEPPIVAVQVEPGSAVPGEILPERQAPPSAKPQKPQNGQAPPDPIGEWANRVSDAIDVPARALRAYVTADLAMRAEKPKCRITWATLAAIGRIESNHNRYGGAVLQDDGRPSKPIIGVPLDGSPGFKAIPDTDKGQLDGDPQWDRAVGPMQFIPSTWKRYGADGNGDGKADPQNIDDAALAAGRYLCAGNRDLSTGKDWWAAAFTYNNSVEYGQKVFGLADRYARGSLGQR; from the coding sequence ATGCCCACCGCCGACGAGCCGCGCCGCCGCACGGGCTGCGCGGTCCGGCTGCTCGTGGCCGGGCTGGTCCTGGGCGTGGCGGGCACCGGCATCTGGGCGCTGACCAGGGCCACCGAACCGGACCGCACCCCGCGCCGGGTGGAACCGCCGATCGTGGCCGTCCAGGTCGAACCGGGTTCGGCCGTGCCGGGCGAGATCCTGCCCGAACGCCAGGCCCCGCCCTCGGCCAAACCGCAGAAGCCCCAGAACGGCCAGGCCCCGCCGGACCCCATCGGCGAGTGGGCGAACCGGGTCTCCGACGCCATCGACGTCCCGGCCCGCGCCCTGCGCGCCTACGTCACGGCCGACCTGGCGATGCGCGCGGAGAAGCCGAAGTGCCGCATCACCTGGGCCACGCTGGCCGCGATCGGCCGCATCGAGTCCAACCACAACCGCTACGGCGGCGCGGTGCTCCAGGACGACGGCCGCCCGTCCAAACCGATCATCGGCGTTCCCCTGGACGGCTCCCCGGGCTTCAAGGCCATCCCGGACACCGACAAGGGCCAGCTGGACGGCGACCCGCAGTGGGACCGCGCGGTCGGGCCGATGCAGTTCATCCCGAGCACCTGGAAGCGCTACGGCGCGGACGGCAACGGCGACGGCAAGGCCGACCCGCAGAACATCGACGACGCGGCCCTGGCCGCCGGGCGCTACCTGTGCGCGGGCAACCGCGACCTGAGCACCGGCAAGGACTGGTGGGCGGCGGCCTTCACCTACAACAACTCGGTGGAGTACGGCCAGAAGGTCTTCGGCCTGGCGGACCGCTACGCCCGAGGAAGTCTAGGCCAGCGCTAA